From a single Oreochromis niloticus isolate F11D_XX linkage group LG3, O_niloticus_UMD_NMBU, whole genome shotgun sequence genomic region:
- the LOC109195838 gene encoding leucine-rich repeat LGI family member 2-like, translated as MIFQWDHIEMNFRTYDNITGQSIVGCKSVIIKYEVFVIVAQLFGGSHIYKFDDDQSRFNKFQDIEVSKISKPNDIEAFQIGSDWFFVIADSSKAGLSTLYKWNDNGFYSYQSLHEWYRDTDVEFLDLDGKAHLILASRSQVPVIYQWSRSNQKFILQGEIPNMEDVVIVKHFRIKEELYLAMTRYIGDSKVLRWGTKQFAEIQALPSRGSMILQPFSFKERYYLALGSDYTFSQIYLWDEDNKIFDRFKEVYIQAPRSFTVVSTDRRDFIFSSSFKGNTQIFEHIIIDLSL; from the exons atGATTTTCCAGTGGGACCACATAGAAATGAACTTCAGGACTTATGATAACATCACAG GTCAGTCCATTGTGGGGTGCAAATCTGTCATCATCAAATATGAGGTGTTTGTCATTGTGGctcagctgtttggtggttcccACATTTACAAGTTTGATGACGACCAAAGCAGGTTCAATAAGTTCCAGGATATCGAAGTGTCCAAGATCTCTAAGCCCAATGATATTGAGGCCTTCCAGATTGGCTCTGATTGGTTCTTTGTGATTGCTGACAGCTCAAAAGCTGGCCTCTCCACCCTCTACAAGTGGAATGATAATGGCTTTTATTCGTACCAGTCACTGCACGAGTGGTACCGCGACACGGATGTAGAGTTTCTCGACTTGGATGGGAAAGCTCACCTTATTCTAGCGAGCCGCTCACAGGTTCCAGTGATCTACCAGTGGAGCCGGAGCAACCAGAAGTTCATCCTGCAGGGTGAGATCCCCAACATGGAGGATGTAGTGATTGTGAAACACTTCCGGATCAAGGAGGAGCTCTACCTGGCTATGACGCGGTATATCGGTGATTCCAAAGTTCTGCGTTGGGGCACCAAACAGTTTGCTGAGATCCAAGCTTTGCCCTCTCGAGGCTCCATGATTCTCCAGCCGTTCTCTTTCAAGGAACGTTACTATCTGGCTCTGGGAAGCGACTACACCTTCTCACAGATCTACCTGTGGGATGAGGACAACAAAATCTTTGACCGCTTTAAGGAGGTGTACATCCAAGCCCCACGCTCTTTCACCGTGGTATCTACCGACCGCAGggactttattttttcctcgaGCTTCAAGGGAAACACGCAGATCTTTGAGCACATCATCATCGACCTGAGCTTGTGA